The following proteins are encoded in a genomic region of Balaenoptera ricei isolate mBalRic1 chromosome 14, mBalRic1.hap2, whole genome shotgun sequence:
- the SMPD4 gene encoding sphingomyelin phosphodiesterase 4 isoform X2: protein MTTFRRRLAEWRSRSLKRETLWFFQWSSKTAGLDPAREAAMAFPHLQQPSFLLASLKADSINKPFAQRCQDLVKVIEDFPAKELHAIFPWLVESIFGSLDGVLAGWNLRCLQGRVSPVEYSIAMEFLDPGGPMMKLVYKLQAEDYKFDFPVSYLPGPVKASIQERVLPDSPLYHNKVQLPSTGGLGLHLALNPFEYYMFFFALSLITQKPPPGALHVRTSDCAYFILVDRYLAWFLPTEGSVLPPLSSSPGGPSPSPAPRTPAVPFASYGLHHTSLLKRHISHQTSVNADPASHEIWRSETLLQVFVEMWLHHYSLEMYQKMQSPHAKESFMPTEEHVLVVRLLLKHLHAFANSLRPEQASPSAHSHAASPLEEFKRAAVPRFVQQKLYLFLQHCFGHWPLDASFRAVLEMWLSYLQPWRYAPEKQAPSSDCQARSVSERWAPFVQENLLVYTKLFLGFLSRALRTDLVSPKNALMVFRVAKVFAQPNLAEMIQRGEQLFLEPELVIPHRQHRLFTVPTFTGSFLSSWPPAITDASFKVKSHVYSLEGQDCKYTPMFGPEIRALVLRLAQLITQAKQTAKSLSDQYGESTAARPFLSWLGFYPADTNGSYPGNDLDEMGQDRVRKTDEYLEKALEYLCQVFRLSEAQLAQLTLALGTTQDENGKKQLPDCIVGEDGLILTPLGRYQIINGLRRFDIEYQGDSELQPIRSYEIAGLVRVLFRLSSAINRRFAGQMVALCSRADFLGSFCRYHLLEPGLSDRRLLSPVGRGRAASLARGPRLSLRFLGSYRTLLALLLAFFVASLFCIGPLLCALLLVLGYVLYAVAMTLLTEQGKLHQL, encoded by the exons GAGCTGCATGCCATCTTCCCGTGGCTGGTTGAGAGCATTTTTGGCAGCTTGGACGGCGTCCTGGCTGGGTGGAACCTCCGCTGCTTGCAGGGTCGCGTGAGCCCTGTGGAGTACAGCATCGCCATGGAATTCCTAGACCCCGG GGGCCCAATGATGAAGTTGGTTTATAAACTTCAAGCTGAAGACTATAAATTTGACTTTCCTGTCTCTTACTTGCCT GGCCCCGTGAAGGCGTCCATCCAGGAGCGCGTGCTCCCCGACAGCCCTCTGTACCACAACAAGGTCCAGCTCCCCTCAACCGGGGGCCTTGGCCTGCACCTGGCCCTCA ATCCATTCGAGTATTACATGTTCTTCTTTGCTTTGAGCCTCATCACTCAAAAG CCGCCCCCTGGGGCCCTCCACGTCCGCACTTCAGACTGCGCCTACTTCATCCTGGTGGACAGGTACCTGGCATGGTtcctgcccacagaaggcagcgTGCTCCCCCCTCTCTCTTCCAGCCCGGGGGGGCCCAGCCCCTCACCGGCTCCCAG GACGCCAGCCGTGCCTTTTGCGTCCTACGGCCTGCACCACACCAGCCTCCTGAAGCGACACATCTCTCATCAGACGTCTGTGAATGCAGACCCCGCCTCCCACGAGATCTGGAGGTCGGAGACGCTGCTCCAG GTTTTTGTTGAAATGTGGCTTCATCATTATTCTTTGGAGATGTACCAAAAAATGCAGTCCCCTCACGCCAAG GAGTCCTTCATGCCCACCGAGGAGCATGTGCTGGTGGTGCGGCTGCTGCTGAAGCACCTGCACGCCTTCGCCAACAGCCTGCGGCCCGAGCAGGCCTCACCCTCCGCCCACTCCCACGCCGCCAGCCCCCTGGAGGAGTTCAAACG GGCCGCCGTCCCGAGGTTTGTCCAGCAGAAGCTCTACCTCTTTCTGCAGCACTGCTTTGGCCACTGGCCCCTGGACGCATCGTTCAGAGCT GTCCTGGAGATGTGGCTGAGCTACCTGCAGCCCTGGAGGTACGCGCCCGAGAAGCAGGCCCCGAGCAGCGACTGCCAGGCCCGGAGTGTGTCAGAGAGATG GGCGCCCTTCGTGCAGGAGAACCTGCTTGTCTACACCAAGCTCTTCCTGGGCTTCCTGAGCCGCGCGCTGCGTACGGACCTCGTCAGCCCCAAGAACGCACTCATGGTGTTCCGCGTGGCCAAGGTCTTTGCGCAGCCAAACCTGGCTGAGATGATCCAGCGGG GCGAGCAGCTGTTCCTGGAGCCCGAGCTGGTCATCCCCCACCGCCAGCACCGGCTCTTCACGGTGCCCACGTTCACCGGCAGCTTCCTGTCGTCATGGCCACCAGCCATCACCGACGCCTCCTTCAAGGTGAAGAGCCACGTGTACAGCCTGGAGGGCCAGGACTGCAAGTACACCCCAATGTTCGGGCCCGAGATCCGGGCACTG GTCTTGCGTCTGGCTCAGCTCATCACGCAGGCCAAGCAGACGGCCAAGTCCCTCTCTGACCAGTATGGGGAGAGCACGGCGGCTCGTCCCTTCCTGTCATGGCTGGGCTTCTACCCCGCGGACACCAATGGCTCTTACCCGGGCAACGACCTGGACGAGATGGGGCAGGACAGGGTCCGCAAGACGGACGAGTACCTGGAGAAGGCCCTGGAGTACCTGTGCCAAGTGTTCCGG CTCAGCGAGGCCCAGCTCGCCCAGCTCACGCTTGCCCTGGGGACCACGCAGGATGAGAACGGGAAGAAGCAGCTCCCAGACTGCATTGTGGGCGAGGATGGACTCATCCTCACGCCCCTGGGCCGGTATCAG ATCATCAACGGGCTTCGGCGCTTTGACATCGAGTACCAAGGGGACTCGGAGCTGCAGCCCATCCGGAGCTACGAGATTGCCGGCCTGGTCCGAGTGCTCTTCCGACTGTCCTCCGCCATCAACCGCAGa TTCGCAGGTCAGATGGTGGCTCTCTGTTCGCGGGCCGACTTCCTCGGCAGCTTCTGTCGCTACCACCTCCTGGAGCCTGGGCTGTCGGACAGGCGCCTGCTGAGCCCCGTGGGGCGGGGGCGTGCGGCCAGCCTTGCCCGGGGCCCCCGGCTCAGCCTGCGCTTCCTGGGCAGCTACCGGACGCTGCTGGCCCTGCTGCTGGCCTTCTTCGTGGCCTCTCTGTTCTGCATCgggcccctgctctgtgccctgctCCTCGTGCTGGGCTATGTCCTCTATGCCGTGGCCATGACGCTGCTAACCGAGCAAGGCAAGCTGCACCAGCTCTGA
- the CCDC74B gene encoding coiled-coil domain-containing protein 74B isoform X3: protein MSAAACAAGLRPPSSGIPGSRGASRPRLPAVPPYPGQHGAPVGLSEAQKRALDLEKRLQFLQQQHSETLVKLHEEIEHLKRENKDLHYKLIMNQKPQKKGKTGPQVPDGKLLPSRAGPPDCLCPCKLSQWGGGLDRQTAPSHGLGDFMHPSTASATLGDPQSVSSVQQGQWTEQLGGGGGAQVPPSPALASLSWCAFTWSAAPGFPGTAPAPTPGPFGFGAGSSGHTPSRVLPIISTATTGACPHLWPTHLACPLAQPGDDQVESWAPLPSYFWDQVCHREVV, encoded by the exons ATGAGCGCGGCAGCGTGTGCGGCCGGGCTGCGGCCCCCCAGCTCGGGGATCCCGGGCTCCCGGGGCGCGTCGCGCCCGCGCCTGCCCGCGGTCCCTCCGTACCCCGGGCAGCACGGCGCGCCGGTCGGGCTCAGCGAGGCGCAGAAGCGGGCGCTGGACCTGGAGAAGAGGCTGCAGTTCCTGCAGCAGCAGCACTCGGAGACGCTGGTCAAGCTTCACGAGGAGATCGAGCACCTGAAGCGAGAGAACAAGG ATCTCCACTACAAGCTAATCATGAATCAGAAGCCGCAGAAGAAAGGTAAGACAGGCCCACAGGTGCCTGATGGGAAGCTACTGCCCTCAAGAGCAGGCCCCCCAGACTGCTTATGCCCATGCAAATTAtcccagtggggagggggcctggaCAGACAGACCGCTCCCAGCCATGGTCTGGGTGACTTCATGCACCCAAGCACAGCAAGTGCCACTCTTGGGGACCCCCAAAGCGTGAGTTCTGTGCAGCAGGGGCAGTGGACAGAgcagctggggggcggggggggtgcccaggttcccccctccccagccctggcctcaCTATCCTGGTGCGCTTTCACTTGGAGTGCTGCCCCAGGCTTCCCCGGCACAGCCCCAGCCCCAACCCCTGGTCCCTTTGGCTTTGGGGCAGGAAGCTCTGGGCACACTCCTTCCAGGGTCCTCCCTATCATCTCCACAGCAACCACGGGGGCATGTCCTCACCTGTGGCCCACTCACCTTGCCTGTCCCCTAGCCCAGCCTGGGGATGACCAGGTCGAGTCTtgggctcccctcccctcttACTTTTGGGACCAGGTCTGCCATCGGGAGGTGGTCTGA
- the CCDC74B gene encoding coiled-coil domain-containing protein 74B isoform X2, whose product MSAAACAAGLRPPSSGIPGSRGASRPRLPAVPPYPGQHGAPVGLSEAQKRALDLEKRLQFLQQQHSETLVKLHEEIEHLKRENKDLHYKLIMNQKPQKKANSQGKARPQPTSSKKQDSKADVPQKLDLEEEPLVAALLHSSRVDKALRAQGLAKDKVESSNPAATSVASSLHKGKQVPGAPPSMRLPPHLCKPATLQQCEVVIRQLWNANLLQAQELQHLKSLLEGSQRPRAAPEEAGPGSPKDQEALHPGATQLPKVATKGVSKKCLILSRAPVAECAVLPALKQSLKSNFAERQRRLQAVQSRRLHYSVL is encoded by the exons ATGAGCGCGGCAGCGTGTGCGGCCGGGCTGCGGCCCCCCAGCTCGGGGATCCCGGGCTCCCGGGGCGCGTCGCGCCCGCGCCTGCCCGCGGTCCCTCCGTACCCCGGGCAGCACGGCGCGCCGGTCGGGCTCAGCGAGGCGCAGAAGCGGGCGCTGGACCTGGAGAAGAGGCTGCAGTTCCTGCAGCAGCAGCACTCGGAGACGCTGGTCAAGCTTCACGAGGAGATCGAGCACCTGAAGCGAGAGAACAAGG ATCTCCACTACAAGCTAATCATGAATCAGAAGCCGCAGAAGAAAG CCAACTCACAAGGCAAGGCCAGGCCCCAGCCCACCTCCTCTAAGAAGCAAGACTCGAAAGCTGACGTTCCCCAGAAGTTGGACCTGGAGGAGGAGCCCTTGGTTGCTGCCCTGCTTCACAGCAGCAGGGTGGACAAAGCCCTCAGGGCACAGGGGCTGGCCAA AGACAAAGTGGAGAGCTCTAATCCAGCAGCCACCTCGGTGGCCAGCAGCCTGCACAAGGGCAAGCAGGTGCCAGGGGCGCCCCCCTCGATGAGGCTGCCCCCGCACCTGTGTAAGCCCGCCACACTCCAGCAGTGCGAAGTGGTCATCCGCCAGCTGTGGAATGCCAACCTCCTGCAGGCCCAAGAG CTGCAGCACCTCAAGTCCCTCCTAGAAGGGAGCCAGAGACCCAGGGCTGCCCCCGAGGAGGCCGGGCCCGGTTCTCCCAA GGACCAGGAGGCTCTGCACCCGGGGGCCACGCAGCTCCCCAAGGTCGCCACCAAGGGCGTCTCTAAGAAATG cctgatCCTGAGCCGGGCGCCCGTGGCGGAGTGCGCCGTCCTGCCCGCACTGAAGCAGAGCCTCAAGAGCAACTTCGCCGAGCGGCAGAGACGGCTGCAGGCAGTGCAGAGCCGGCGGCTGCACTACTCGGTGCTCTGA
- the SMPD4 gene encoding sphingomyelin phosphodiesterase 4 isoform X3 has protein sequence MAFPHLQQPSFLLASLKADSINKPFAQRCQDLVKVIEDFPAKELHAIFPWLVESIFGSLDGVLAGWNLRCLQGRVSPVEYSIAMEFLDPGGPMMKLVYKLQAEDYKFDFPVSYLPGPVKASIQERVLPDSPLYHNKVQLPSTGGLGLHLALNPFEYYMFFFALSLITQKPPPGALHVRTSDCAYFILVDRYLAWFLPTEGSVLPPLSSSPGGPSPSPAPRTPAVPFASYGLHHTSLLKRHISHQTSVNADPASHEIWRSETLLQVFVEMWLHHYSLEMYQKMQSPHAKLEVLHYRLSVCSALHSPAQPSLQALHAHQESFMPTEEHVLVVRLLLKHLHAFANSLRPEQASPSAHSHAASPLEEFKRAAVPRFVQQKLYLFLQHCFGHWPLDASFRAVLEMWLSYLQPWRYAPEKQAPSSDCQARSVSERWAPFVQENLLVYTKLFLGFLSRALRTDLVSPKNALMVFRVAKVFAQPNLAEMIQRGEQLFLEPELVIPHRQHRLFTVPTFTGSFLSSWPPAITDASFKVKSHVYSLEGQDCKYTPMFGPEIRALVLRLAQLITQAKQTAKSLSDQYGESTAARPFLSWLGFYPADTNGSYPGNDLDEMGQDRVRKTDEYLEKALEYLCQVFRLSEAQLAQLTLALGTTQDENGKKQLPDCIVGEDGLILTPLGRYQIINGLRRFDIEYQGDSELQPIRSYEIAGLVRVLFRLSSAINRRFAGQMVALCSRADFLGSFCRYHLLEPGLSDRRLLSPVGRGRAASLARGPRLSLRFLGSYRTLLALLLAFFVASLFCIGPLLCALLLVLGYVLYAVAMTLLTEQGKLHQL, from the exons GAGCTGCATGCCATCTTCCCGTGGCTGGTTGAGAGCATTTTTGGCAGCTTGGACGGCGTCCTGGCTGGGTGGAACCTCCGCTGCTTGCAGGGTCGCGTGAGCCCTGTGGAGTACAGCATCGCCATGGAATTCCTAGACCCCGG GGGCCCAATGATGAAGTTGGTTTATAAACTTCAAGCTGAAGACTATAAATTTGACTTTCCTGTCTCTTACTTGCCT GGCCCCGTGAAGGCGTCCATCCAGGAGCGCGTGCTCCCCGACAGCCCTCTGTACCACAACAAGGTCCAGCTCCCCTCAACCGGGGGCCTTGGCCTGCACCTGGCCCTCA ATCCATTCGAGTATTACATGTTCTTCTTTGCTTTGAGCCTCATCACTCAAAAG CCGCCCCCTGGGGCCCTCCACGTCCGCACTTCAGACTGCGCCTACTTCATCCTGGTGGACAGGTACCTGGCATGGTtcctgcccacagaaggcagcgTGCTCCCCCCTCTCTCTTCCAGCCCGGGGGGGCCCAGCCCCTCACCGGCTCCCAG GACGCCAGCCGTGCCTTTTGCGTCCTACGGCCTGCACCACACCAGCCTCCTGAAGCGACACATCTCTCATCAGACGTCTGTGAATGCAGACCCCGCCTCCCACGAGATCTGGAGGTCGGAGACGCTGCTCCAG GTTTTTGTTGAAATGTGGCTTCATCATTATTCTTTGGAGATGTACCAAAAAATGCAGTCCCCTCACGCCAAG CTGGAGGTCCTGCACTACCGACTCAGTGTCTGCAGCGCCCTCCACAGCCCTGCCCAACCCAGCCTCCAGGCCCTCCACGCCCACCAA GAGTCCTTCATGCCCACCGAGGAGCATGTGCTGGTGGTGCGGCTGCTGCTGAAGCACCTGCACGCCTTCGCCAACAGCCTGCGGCCCGAGCAGGCCTCACCCTCCGCCCACTCCCACGCCGCCAGCCCCCTGGAGGAGTTCAAACG GGCCGCCGTCCCGAGGTTTGTCCAGCAGAAGCTCTACCTCTTTCTGCAGCACTGCTTTGGCCACTGGCCCCTGGACGCATCGTTCAGAGCT GTCCTGGAGATGTGGCTGAGCTACCTGCAGCCCTGGAGGTACGCGCCCGAGAAGCAGGCCCCGAGCAGCGACTGCCAGGCCCGGAGTGTGTCAGAGAGATG GGCGCCCTTCGTGCAGGAGAACCTGCTTGTCTACACCAAGCTCTTCCTGGGCTTCCTGAGCCGCGCGCTGCGTACGGACCTCGTCAGCCCCAAGAACGCACTCATGGTGTTCCGCGTGGCCAAGGTCTTTGCGCAGCCAAACCTGGCTGAGATGATCCAGCGGG GCGAGCAGCTGTTCCTGGAGCCCGAGCTGGTCATCCCCCACCGCCAGCACCGGCTCTTCACGGTGCCCACGTTCACCGGCAGCTTCCTGTCGTCATGGCCACCAGCCATCACCGACGCCTCCTTCAAGGTGAAGAGCCACGTGTACAGCCTGGAGGGCCAGGACTGCAAGTACACCCCAATGTTCGGGCCCGAGATCCGGGCACTG GTCTTGCGTCTGGCTCAGCTCATCACGCAGGCCAAGCAGACGGCCAAGTCCCTCTCTGACCAGTATGGGGAGAGCACGGCGGCTCGTCCCTTCCTGTCATGGCTGGGCTTCTACCCCGCGGACACCAATGGCTCTTACCCGGGCAACGACCTGGACGAGATGGGGCAGGACAGGGTCCGCAAGACGGACGAGTACCTGGAGAAGGCCCTGGAGTACCTGTGCCAAGTGTTCCGG CTCAGCGAGGCCCAGCTCGCCCAGCTCACGCTTGCCCTGGGGACCACGCAGGATGAGAACGGGAAGAAGCAGCTCCCAGACTGCATTGTGGGCGAGGATGGACTCATCCTCACGCCCCTGGGCCGGTATCAG ATCATCAACGGGCTTCGGCGCTTTGACATCGAGTACCAAGGGGACTCGGAGCTGCAGCCCATCCGGAGCTACGAGATTGCCGGCCTGGTCCGAGTGCTCTTCCGACTGTCCTCCGCCATCAACCGCAGa TTCGCAGGTCAGATGGTGGCTCTCTGTTCGCGGGCCGACTTCCTCGGCAGCTTCTGTCGCTACCACCTCCTGGAGCCTGGGCTGTCGGACAGGCGCCTGCTGAGCCCCGTGGGGCGGGGGCGTGCGGCCAGCCTTGCCCGGGGCCCCCGGCTCAGCCTGCGCTTCCTGGGCAGCTACCGGACGCTGCTGGCCCTGCTGCTGGCCTTCTTCGTGGCCTCTCTGTTCTGCATCgggcccctgctctgtgccctgctCCTCGTGCTGGGCTATGTCCTCTATGCCGTGGCCATGACGCTGCTAACCGAGCAAGGCAAGCTGCACCAGCTCTGA
- the CCDC74B gene encoding coiled-coil domain-containing protein 74B isoform X1, with amino-acid sequence MSAAACAAGLRPPSSGIPGSRGASRPRLPAVPPYPGQHGAPVGLSEAQKRALDLEKRLQFLQQQHSETLVKLHEEIEHLKRENKDLHYKLIMNQKPQKKGSISSSSFQSNKSISNTVVSANSQGKARPQPTSSKKQDSKADVPQKLDLEEEPLVAALLHSSRVDKALRAQGLAKDKVESSNPAATSVASSLHKGKQVPGAPPSMRLPPHLCKPATLQQCEVVIRQLWNANLLQAQELQHLKSLLEGSQRPRAAPEEAGPGSPKDQEALHPGATQLPKVATKGVSKKCLILSRAPVAECAVLPALKQSLKSNFAERQRRLQAVQSRRLHYSVL; translated from the exons ATGAGCGCGGCAGCGTGTGCGGCCGGGCTGCGGCCCCCCAGCTCGGGGATCCCGGGCTCCCGGGGCGCGTCGCGCCCGCGCCTGCCCGCGGTCCCTCCGTACCCCGGGCAGCACGGCGCGCCGGTCGGGCTCAGCGAGGCGCAGAAGCGGGCGCTGGACCTGGAGAAGAGGCTGCAGTTCCTGCAGCAGCAGCACTCGGAGACGCTGGTCAAGCTTCACGAGGAGATCGAGCACCTGAAGCGAGAGAACAAGG ATCTCCACTACAAGCTAATCATGAATCAGAAGCCGCAGAAGAAAG GCAGCATCTCCAGTTCCAGCTTTCAGTCCAACAAGTCCATCTCGAATACAGTGGTGTCAG CCAACTCACAAGGCAAGGCCAGGCCCCAGCCCACCTCCTCTAAGAAGCAAGACTCGAAAGCTGACGTTCCCCAGAAGTTGGACCTGGAGGAGGAGCCCTTGGTTGCTGCCCTGCTTCACAGCAGCAGGGTGGACAAAGCCCTCAGGGCACAGGGGCTGGCCAA AGACAAAGTGGAGAGCTCTAATCCAGCAGCCACCTCGGTGGCCAGCAGCCTGCACAAGGGCAAGCAGGTGCCAGGGGCGCCCCCCTCGATGAGGCTGCCCCCGCACCTGTGTAAGCCCGCCACACTCCAGCAGTGCGAAGTGGTCATCCGCCAGCTGTGGAATGCCAACCTCCTGCAGGCCCAAGAG CTGCAGCACCTCAAGTCCCTCCTAGAAGGGAGCCAGAGACCCAGGGCTGCCCCCGAGGAGGCCGGGCCCGGTTCTCCCAA GGACCAGGAGGCTCTGCACCCGGGGGCCACGCAGCTCCCCAAGGTCGCCACCAAGGGCGTCTCTAAGAAATG cctgatCCTGAGCCGGGCGCCCGTGGCGGAGTGCGCCGTCCTGCCCGCACTGAAGCAGAGCCTCAAGAGCAACTTCGCCGAGCGGCAGAGACGGCTGCAGGCAGTGCAGAGCCGGCGGCTGCACTACTCGGTGCTCTGA
- the SMPD4 gene encoding sphingomyelin phosphodiesterase 4 isoform X1 produces the protein MTTFRRRLAEWRSRSLKRETLWFFQWSSKTAGLDPAREAAMAFPHLQQPSFLLASLKADSINKPFAQRCQDLVKVIEDFPAKELHAIFPWLVESIFGSLDGVLAGWNLRCLQGRVSPVEYSIAMEFLDPGGPMMKLVYKLQAEDYKFDFPVSYLPGPVKASIQERVLPDSPLYHNKVQLPSTGGLGLHLALNPFEYYMFFFALSLITQKPPPGALHVRTSDCAYFILVDRYLAWFLPTEGSVLPPLSSSPGGPSPSPAPRTPAVPFASYGLHHTSLLKRHISHQTSVNADPASHEIWRSETLLQVFVEMWLHHYSLEMYQKMQSPHAKLEVLHYRLSVCSALHSPAQPSLQALHAHQESFMPTEEHVLVVRLLLKHLHAFANSLRPEQASPSAHSHAASPLEEFKRAAVPRFVQQKLYLFLQHCFGHWPLDASFRAVLEMWLSYLQPWRYAPEKQAPSSDCQARSVSERWAPFVQENLLVYTKLFLGFLSRALRTDLVSPKNALMVFRVAKVFAQPNLAEMIQRGEQLFLEPELVIPHRQHRLFTVPTFTGSFLSSWPPAITDASFKVKSHVYSLEGQDCKYTPMFGPEIRALVLRLAQLITQAKQTAKSLSDQYGESTAARPFLSWLGFYPADTNGSYPGNDLDEMGQDRVRKTDEYLEKALEYLCQVFRLSEAQLAQLTLALGTTQDENGKKQLPDCIVGEDGLILTPLGRYQIINGLRRFDIEYQGDSELQPIRSYEIAGLVRVLFRLSSAINRRFAGQMVALCSRADFLGSFCRYHLLEPGLSDRRLLSPVGRGRAASLARGPRLSLRFLGSYRTLLALLLAFFVASLFCIGPLLCALLLVLGYVLYAVAMTLLTEQGKLHQL, from the exons GAGCTGCATGCCATCTTCCCGTGGCTGGTTGAGAGCATTTTTGGCAGCTTGGACGGCGTCCTGGCTGGGTGGAACCTCCGCTGCTTGCAGGGTCGCGTGAGCCCTGTGGAGTACAGCATCGCCATGGAATTCCTAGACCCCGG GGGCCCAATGATGAAGTTGGTTTATAAACTTCAAGCTGAAGACTATAAATTTGACTTTCCTGTCTCTTACTTGCCT GGCCCCGTGAAGGCGTCCATCCAGGAGCGCGTGCTCCCCGACAGCCCTCTGTACCACAACAAGGTCCAGCTCCCCTCAACCGGGGGCCTTGGCCTGCACCTGGCCCTCA ATCCATTCGAGTATTACATGTTCTTCTTTGCTTTGAGCCTCATCACTCAAAAG CCGCCCCCTGGGGCCCTCCACGTCCGCACTTCAGACTGCGCCTACTTCATCCTGGTGGACAGGTACCTGGCATGGTtcctgcccacagaaggcagcgTGCTCCCCCCTCTCTCTTCCAGCCCGGGGGGGCCCAGCCCCTCACCGGCTCCCAG GACGCCAGCCGTGCCTTTTGCGTCCTACGGCCTGCACCACACCAGCCTCCTGAAGCGACACATCTCTCATCAGACGTCTGTGAATGCAGACCCCGCCTCCCACGAGATCTGGAGGTCGGAGACGCTGCTCCAG GTTTTTGTTGAAATGTGGCTTCATCATTATTCTTTGGAGATGTACCAAAAAATGCAGTCCCCTCACGCCAAG CTGGAGGTCCTGCACTACCGACTCAGTGTCTGCAGCGCCCTCCACAGCCCTGCCCAACCCAGCCTCCAGGCCCTCCACGCCCACCAA GAGTCCTTCATGCCCACCGAGGAGCATGTGCTGGTGGTGCGGCTGCTGCTGAAGCACCTGCACGCCTTCGCCAACAGCCTGCGGCCCGAGCAGGCCTCACCCTCCGCCCACTCCCACGCCGCCAGCCCCCTGGAGGAGTTCAAACG GGCCGCCGTCCCGAGGTTTGTCCAGCAGAAGCTCTACCTCTTTCTGCAGCACTGCTTTGGCCACTGGCCCCTGGACGCATCGTTCAGAGCT GTCCTGGAGATGTGGCTGAGCTACCTGCAGCCCTGGAGGTACGCGCCCGAGAAGCAGGCCCCGAGCAGCGACTGCCAGGCCCGGAGTGTGTCAGAGAGATG GGCGCCCTTCGTGCAGGAGAACCTGCTTGTCTACACCAAGCTCTTCCTGGGCTTCCTGAGCCGCGCGCTGCGTACGGACCTCGTCAGCCCCAAGAACGCACTCATGGTGTTCCGCGTGGCCAAGGTCTTTGCGCAGCCAAACCTGGCTGAGATGATCCAGCGGG GCGAGCAGCTGTTCCTGGAGCCCGAGCTGGTCATCCCCCACCGCCAGCACCGGCTCTTCACGGTGCCCACGTTCACCGGCAGCTTCCTGTCGTCATGGCCACCAGCCATCACCGACGCCTCCTTCAAGGTGAAGAGCCACGTGTACAGCCTGGAGGGCCAGGACTGCAAGTACACCCCAATGTTCGGGCCCGAGATCCGGGCACTG GTCTTGCGTCTGGCTCAGCTCATCACGCAGGCCAAGCAGACGGCCAAGTCCCTCTCTGACCAGTATGGGGAGAGCACGGCGGCTCGTCCCTTCCTGTCATGGCTGGGCTTCTACCCCGCGGACACCAATGGCTCTTACCCGGGCAACGACCTGGACGAGATGGGGCAGGACAGGGTCCGCAAGACGGACGAGTACCTGGAGAAGGCCCTGGAGTACCTGTGCCAAGTGTTCCGG CTCAGCGAGGCCCAGCTCGCCCAGCTCACGCTTGCCCTGGGGACCACGCAGGATGAGAACGGGAAGAAGCAGCTCCCAGACTGCATTGTGGGCGAGGATGGACTCATCCTCACGCCCCTGGGCCGGTATCAG ATCATCAACGGGCTTCGGCGCTTTGACATCGAGTACCAAGGGGACTCGGAGCTGCAGCCCATCCGGAGCTACGAGATTGCCGGCCTGGTCCGAGTGCTCTTCCGACTGTCCTCCGCCATCAACCGCAGa TTCGCAGGTCAGATGGTGGCTCTCTGTTCGCGGGCCGACTTCCTCGGCAGCTTCTGTCGCTACCACCTCCTGGAGCCTGGGCTGTCGGACAGGCGCCTGCTGAGCCCCGTGGGGCGGGGGCGTGCGGCCAGCCTTGCCCGGGGCCCCCGGCTCAGCCTGCGCTTCCTGGGCAGCTACCGGACGCTGCTGGCCCTGCTGCTGGCCTTCTTCGTGGCCTCTCTGTTCTGCATCgggcccctgctctgtgccctgctCCTCGTGCTGGGCTATGTCCTCTATGCCGTGGCCATGACGCTGCTAACCGAGCAAGGCAAGCTGCACCAGCTCTGA